Proteins encoded in a region of the Anopheles ziemanni chromosome 2, idAnoZiCoDA_A2_x.2, whole genome shotgun sequence genome:
- the LOC131293962 gene encoding thyroglobulin-like, with translation MVTPNKCIPNLVILLLLEVATLLSAQIVPNCDSALGCLASPTQTACTNPDEFWSPKATHGGCCPGCVQGLPLGAVCNEPSTTTVSPESAPTLPCAPGLVCGLGNVCRLNTEDCLSTYHVATDTIDWVPQCDSRGQYAPKQCRGDRLNGRCFCYSAEGKRIFGFSWRNQAQNMTCACSRRRADLEAEGRIDVTLHCTSDGNYEELQCDQGVCWCAEPQTGSQQPGTRAVPEDLWTLLPCYNETLHGVQYLRRCESIAFSQILQRRQFIIHGHTGVTFTNVICNYDGSHGRYVIEGQEAACTWRDGTKIDQYKTSLRTLSSMNCNCAYDERLYATVGRSLELACEENGNYMPLQSRNGELFCVDPDGFIVAQNVPADQVNCNHYIFGANV, from the exons ATGGTAACACCGAACAAGTGCATTCCGAACTTAGTGATACTCCTTCTGCTGGAGGTAGCAACGCTCCTTTCCGCCCAAATCGTCCCCAACTGTGACAGTGCGCTCGGTTGTCTGGCTTCCCCCACTCAGACTGCCTGCACCAACCCGGACGAATTCTGGTCACCGAAGGCCACACACGGCGGTTGCTGTCCGGGATGCGTCCAAGGACTCCCCTTGGGTGCAGTATGCAACGAAccgtccaccaccaccgtaaGTCCGGAAAGTGCACCGACTCTTCCCTGCGCTCCGGGTCTCGTGTGCGGTCTCGGTAACGTTTGCCGCCTGAATACGG AGGACTGTTTATCGACGTACCACGTCGCGACTGATACCATCGACTGGGTGCCGCAGTGCGATAGCCGGGGCCAGTACGCACCCAAACAATGCCGTGGCGATCGGCTCAATGGACGCTGCTTCTGCTACTCGGCCGAGGGCAAGCGCATTTTCGGCTTCAGTTGGCGCAATCAGGCCCAGAACATGACCTGCG CTTGCAGTCGACGACGTGCCGATCTGGAGGCCGAAGGCCGGATCGACGTTACGTTACACTGCACATCGGATGGTAACTACGAGGAACTGCAGTGCGACCAGGGGGTATGCTGGTGCGCGGAACCTCAAACCGGCTCGCAACAACCGGGTACTCGAGCCGTCCCGGAGGACCTCTGGACGTTGCTGCCTTGCT ATAACGAAACCCTCCACGGGGTGCAGTATCTGAGGCGTTGCGAAAGTATCGCCTTCTCGCAGATACTTCAGCGCAGGCAATTCATCATCCACGGTCACACCGGTGTAACGTTCACCAACGTCATCTGCAACTACGATGGAAGTCACGGTCGATACGTCATCGAAGGGCAGGA AGCGGCTTGCACCTGGCGTGATGGAACAAAGATCGATCAGTACAAAACGTCCCTTCGCACATTGAGCTCGATGAACTGCA ATTGTGCATATGATGAAAGGCTGTACGCCACGGTCGGGCGATCACTGGAGCTGGCCTGTGAGGAAAACGGCAACTACATGCCCCTGCAGTCGCGCAACGGAGAGCTGTTCTGCGTCGATCCGGACGGGTTTATTGTGGCACAAAACGTCCCCGCCGATCAGGTGAATTGCAATCATTACATTTTTGGGGCAAACGTGTAA
- the LOC131293963 gene encoding uncharacterized protein LOC131293963, protein MDTLKLSWILSVLTVVYGAVDPPACDTSFGCVSSLRQEDCAKGEILISGGSLNGCCPGCRGGRKYLAVCNENIPDRRCAPGLKCVERKCLYDRSTCLHTMHLDTSLVGWVPKCNPDGTYAAKQCRGDRLSGRCFCYSEDGKRIFGWDWYRNTEKMTCACSRRRHKLEKEGRFDVTLHCAQNGNYEELQCDSGLCWCADELTGNVKLGTTVVHESLFTLLPCYNSTVDGETYLRQCESASYAQKMILKKFNTHGTVGVTFNEIPCDYDGAYGRYKVENGVVYCTWRDGKKIGSFQIRSSMLSSVNCYCARDTVVYREAGIPFTLACGGNGNYEYSQDQNGKLFCVDSDGFVVTTEVAPNEACDKYIYNSAFYDDD, encoded by the exons ATGGACACTCTAAAATTGAGTTGGATTTTGTCTGTTTTAACTGTAGTATACGGCGCTGTGGATCCTCCGGCTTGCGACACCTCATTCGGTTGCGTTTCATCCCTCCGGCAGGAGGACTGTGCCAAGGGTGAGATCCTCATATCCGGTGGGTCTCTGAACGGGTGCTGCCCCGGGTGTCGGGGCGGACGAAAGTATCTGGCCGTGTGCAACGAGAACATTCCCGATCGACGATGTGCGCCCGGTTTGAAGTGCGTCGAACGGAAGTGTCTATACGACCGAT CCACCTGCCTGCACACGATGCATCTGGACACGAGTCTGGTTGGGTGGGTCCCCAAGTGCAACCCGGATGGAACGTACGCCGCCAAGCAGTGCCGAGGGGATCGCCTATCCGGTCGCTGCTTTTGCTACAGTGAGGACGGGAAGCGCATCTTCGGGTGGGATTGGTACCGGAACACGGAAAAGATGACCTGTG CCTGCAGCAGACGTCGACATAAGCTCGAGAAGGAAGGCCGGTTCGATGTGACGCTACACTGTGCGCAGAATGGGAACTACGAGGAGTTGCAGTGTGACTCCGGACTTTGCTGGTGTGCGGATGAGTTAACCGGAAACGTCAAGCTGGGTACGACCGTGGTCCACGAGAGTCTGTTCACGCTGCTACCGTGCT ATAACAGCACCGTGGACGGCGAAACGTACCTGCGCCAGTGCGAGAGTGCCTCCTATGCGCAGAAGATGATCCTCAAGAAGTTCAACACGCACGGCACCGTCGGCGTTACCTTCAACGAGATCCCGTGCGACTACGATGGTGCCTACGGGCGGTACAAGGTGGAAAACGGAGT CGTCTACTGCACGTGGCGTGACGGCAAGAAGATCGGTTCGTTTCAGATTCGCTCCAGCATGCTTTCGTCGGTGAACTGCT ATTGTGCCCGGGATACCGTCGTCTACCGGGAGGCCGGAATCCCGTTCACTCTGGCCTGTGGCGGCAACGGGAACTACGAGTACTCGCAGGATCAGAACGGGAAGCTGTTCTGCGTCGATAGCGACGGGTTTGTCGTTACCACCGAGGTCGCACCGAACGAGGCCTGCGACAAGTACATCTACAATTCCGCCTTCTACGACGACGACTAG